CATGGCGGCGATCGCCGCCTCCGCTGCGTTCACAAACTGGTACGCGATCGGCGACGCCGTCAACGCCGGGTGCGTCCCCGTCTGGAACATGGCGATGTCCTCAGCCGTCATCCGACGCTGAACGCACGCGCTGATCGTATTGATCACCTCGCCCGCCGCCTTGTCCCCCATCACCTGGCCGCCCAGAATAACCCCCGTCCGCTTCTCGAACACCAGTTTCACCTTCATCGCCTGCATGCCCGGCATCCCGCCGGGATGGCGGTTCGGCGCCTCCGCCGTCCCCACCACGTACCGGTACCCGTGCCGCGCCGCCAGGGCCTCCGTCAACCCCGCCGTCGCGAATGCCGTCTCTCCGATCGCCGTCGACCAGACGCCCACCGTCCCGATATTCTCCCGCCGCGTGCCAAACAGATTCGCCCCCGCGATCCGCGCCTCCGCCGTCGCGATCGACGCCAGCTTCAGCGGCGACGGGCCGCCGCCGAAAAACGAACTCTTCTCCGCGCAATCGCCGCACGCGTAAATCCGCGGGTCGGTCGTCCGCATCGTCCGGTCCACCGCGACCCCGCCCGTCGCGCCCAGCCGAAGCCCAGCGTCCCTCGCCAACCGCACGT
Above is a window of Phycisphaerae bacterium DNA encoding:
- a CDS encoding FAD-dependent oxidoreductase; translation: FIGVEFADECRKSLKAKVTVVEMLPHCLMLAYDEEFCTRAEALLHERGIATVTSVKVKRVVGKDRVEGVELVDGRVLPAQAVIVGAGATADVRLARDAGLRLGATGGVAVDRTMRTTDPRIYACGDCAEKSSFFGGGPSPLKLASIATAEARIAGANLFGTRRENIGTVGVWSTAIGETAFATAGLTEALAARHGYRYVVGTAEAPNRHPGGMPGMQAMKVKLVFEKRTGVILGGQVMGDKAAGEVINTISACVQRRMTAEDIAMFQTGTHPALTASPIAYQFVNAAEAAIAAMA